From Providencia sp. R33, a single genomic window includes:
- a CDS encoding ABC transporter permease, translating into MADLTAPYEQAQPQLGKMAMLKKTFARFHWRAALLLLPFFVLFGLFQIAPMIWVLINSFIYEEAWSFGNYLEVFTNDFYLQAFENTLWLSLICSVIGLFIASVTAFSIYKMQGKVRRMMISFTTMASNFSGVPLAFAFIIILGFNGAITLQLKAWGIIEDFNIYSASGLMLLYVYFQIPLGVLLLYPAFDALKPEWEDAAKTMGASKLTYLLKVAIPVLSPALLGTFIILIANAMGAYASTYALTSGNYNLVTIRIASLVSGDLFLEPNMAAALSVLLIAILGFITGIHHWLIKRSYHAK; encoded by the coding sequence ATGGCTGATCTCACTGCACCTTACGAGCAAGCCCAACCACAGCTGGGGAAAATGGCCATGTTAAAAAAAACCTTTGCCCGTTTTCATTGGCGCGCAGCATTATTATTGCTGCCCTTTTTTGTGCTGTTTGGCCTATTTCAAATCGCCCCGATGATTTGGGTGCTTATCAACAGCTTTATCTATGAAGAAGCCTGGTCCTTCGGTAATTACCTTGAGGTGTTTACCAATGATTTTTACCTACAAGCCTTCGAAAACACCTTATGGTTATCATTAATTTGTAGCGTGATCGGTTTGTTTATCGCCAGTGTTACTGCCTTTTCTATCTACAAGATGCAAGGCAAGGTGCGCCGAATGATGATTTCATTCACCACCATGGCAAGTAACTTTAGCGGTGTTCCGTTGGCTTTCGCATTTATCATTATTTTGGGCTTTAATGGCGCAATCACTTTGCAGCTCAAAGCATGGGGGATTATCGAAGATTTTAATATCTACAGCGCCAGCGGGTTAATGCTGCTGTATGTTTATTTCCAAATCCCACTCGGTGTGTTGTTGCTTTACCCAGCCTTTGATGCCCTCAAACCTGAATGGGAAGATGCGGCAAAAACCATGGGAGCCAGCAAATTAACCTATTTGTTAAAGGTCGCGATTCCGGTGCTTTCCCCTGCTTTACTCGGCACGTTTATTATCTTAATTGCCAATGCGATGGGTGCGTATGCCAGTACTTATGCGTTAACCAGCGGTAACTACAACCTTGTGACCATCCGTATTGCCAGTTTAGTTTCCGGTGATTTGTTCCTCGAGCCAAATATGGCGGCGGCATTATCCGTCCTGCTTATCGCTATCTTAGGGTTTATCACTGGCATCCATCATTGGTTAATCAAGCGGAGCTACCATGCAAAATAA
- a CDS encoding alkaline phosphatase family protein, with translation MSEKVILVVLDGLSYSVAHHCMGYLNGLINADSATLYQLECELPSMSRPLYECILTGVPPVKSGIVNNDVVRLSHFDSIFSLARLAGKTTAAAAYYWVSELYNRAPFVATRDRFTHDELLTIQHGCFYQADSYPDDHLLLDAEYLRSQFNPDFLLIHPMNIDDTGHKFGFDSPQYRNAARHADIILSNYIPTWIEQGYQILVTSDHGMNNDRSHGGTLPEECLVPLFVIGSKFSHQPCDVQQTDICGTVCRLLGIDPLDKSVCDALLQGDA, from the coding sequence ATGTCTGAGAAAGTCATACTTGTTGTCCTAGACGGTTTAAGTTATTCAGTAGCCCATCATTGCATGGGCTATCTCAATGGACTCATCAACGCCGACAGCGCAACACTTTACCAATTGGAGTGCGAGCTCCCTTCCATGTCTCGCCCGTTGTATGAATGTATTTTAACGGGTGTACCGCCAGTGAAAAGCGGGATCGTCAACAATGACGTTGTGCGTTTATCCCATTTTGACAGCATTTTTTCTCTCGCGCGTCTTGCGGGTAAAACCACGGCCGCCGCCGCTTATTACTGGGTGAGCGAGCTCTATAACCGCGCACCCTTCGTGGCGACTCGAGACCGTTTTACGCACGATGAACTGCTTACTATCCAGCACGGCTGCTTTTACCAAGCAGACAGCTACCCCGACGACCATCTCTTGCTGGATGCAGAATATTTGCGTAGTCAATTTAACCCTGACTTCTTGTTGATTCACCCAATGAATATCGATGATACAGGGCATAAGTTTGGGTTTGATTCACCGCAATACCGCAATGCCGCTCGCCACGCAGATATTATTTTGTCTAATTACATCCCAACATGGATTGAGCAAGGCTATCAAATTCTTGTCACTAGCGACCATGGCATGAACAATGATCGTAGCCATGGCGGCACACTCCCTGAAGAGTGTTTGGTTCCGCTATTTGTTATCGGTTCAAAGTTTTCTCATCAGCCTTGTGATGTTCAGCAAACCGATATTTGTGGCACGGTCTGCCGTTTATTGGGTATCGACCCACTCGATAAATCGGTGTGTGATGCGCTATTACAAGGAGATGCATGA
- a CDS encoding ABC transporter substrate-binding protein codes for MKAIVPAILLSLTASSMTFAADANLTELINAAKKEGQVYSVGMPDSWANWKGTWQDLATQYGLKHQDTDMSSAQEIAKFAAEKNNATADIGDVGASFGPVAVQKGVTQPYKPTTWSQIPDWAKDKDGHWALAYTGSIAFMINNDLVKDSPKSWDDLLKGKYKVTVGDVGIAAQANNAVLAAAFARGGNENNLKPAIELFAELAKQKRLSVNDPTVANIEKGEVEVGILWDFNALNYRDQINRDRFTVVIPSDGSVISGYTTIINKFAKNPNAAKLAREFIFSDKGQLNLAEGYARPIRAQYLTLPDDVKAKLLPEAQYKNVQPIKDAEGWEKSSRNLPKMWQQQVLIHQQ; via the coding sequence ATGAAAGCTATCGTTCCTGCGATTTTACTATCACTGACCGCATCCAGTATGACGTTTGCTGCGGATGCTAATTTAACAGAGTTAATCAATGCAGCGAAAAAAGAAGGGCAAGTTTACAGCGTTGGGATGCCTGATTCTTGGGCAAACTGGAAAGGAACTTGGCAAGATTTAGCCACGCAATACGGCTTAAAACACCAAGATACGGACATGAGTTCTGCACAAGAAATTGCCAAATTTGCTGCCGAAAAAAATAACGCAACAGCAGATATCGGCGATGTTGGTGCTTCATTTGGCCCTGTCGCTGTGCAAAAAGGGGTTACTCAACCTTATAAACCCACTACATGGTCACAAATCCCTGATTGGGCAAAAGATAAAGACGGCCACTGGGCGTTAGCCTATACCGGTTCGATTGCTTTTATGATCAATAACGACTTAGTCAAAGATTCCCCAAAAAGCTGGGACGACTTACTGAAAGGAAAATACAAAGTCACCGTGGGGGATGTTGGGATTGCAGCACAAGCCAATAACGCCGTTTTAGCTGCTGCATTTGCCCGTGGTGGTAATGAAAATAACCTTAAACCTGCCATTGAATTATTTGCTGAGTTAGCGAAGCAAAAACGCCTATCCGTCAATGACCCTACCGTTGCGAACATCGAAAAAGGTGAAGTGGAAGTTGGGATCTTATGGGACTTCAATGCCTTGAATTATCGCGATCAGATCAACCGCGATCGCTTTACCGTTGTGATCCCATCCGATGGTTCAGTAATTTCTGGCTACACCACGATTATCAATAAGTTTGCGAAAAACCCAAATGCGGCCAAGTTAGCACGTGAATTTATTTTTAGTGATAAAGGCCAATTGAACCTTGCAGAAGGCTATGCACGCCCAATCCGCGCCCAATACCTGACATTACCTGATGACGTTAAAGCCAAATTGCTGCCAGAAGCACAATATAAAAATGTTCAGCCAATTAAAGATGCTGAAGGCTGGGAAAAATCATCGCGTAATTTACCAAAAATGTGGCAACAACAAGTTCTGATCCACCAGCAGTAA
- the nudC gene encoding NAD(+) diphosphatase — protein sequence MNKLTLVGTESGWWFVCFAGRLWLPKGDIPRGSAKDYSLEGKSATPIGEWQGEIVWLIAEKMPSDMASPRVVAAQDEGLFRLAGRGVQLAEFYRSHRYCGYCGTAMRHSATEWACLCDHCHERYYPQIAPCIIVGIRRDDHILLAQHRRHSQNPLFTVLAGFVEVGETLEEAVMREVMEESQIKVKNIRYVSSQPWPFPHSLMMGFLADYESGDIQVDPNELVSANWYHYNDLPLIPPGDTIARRLIEDTVALCRQSEYE from the coding sequence ATGAATAAATTAACGTTAGTAGGAACAGAAAGTGGCTGGTGGTTCGTCTGTTTCGCTGGTCGCTTGTGGTTACCGAAAGGGGATATTCCACGCGGCAGTGCTAAAGACTATTCATTAGAAGGTAAAAGCGCGACGCCAATCGGTGAATGGCAAGGGGAAATTGTTTGGCTGATAGCTGAAAAAATGCCATCAGATATGGCGTCTCCGCGAGTTGTTGCCGCGCAGGATGAAGGCTTATTTCGCTTAGCTGGGCGCGGCGTGCAATTGGCGGAATTCTATCGCTCCCACCGCTATTGTGGCTATTGTGGTACAGCAATGCGCCATAGTGCGACGGAATGGGCGTGCTTGTGTGACCATTGCCATGAGCGTTACTACCCGCAAATTGCTCCTTGTATTATCGTGGGGATCCGCCGTGATGACCATATTCTCTTGGCACAGCATCGTCGTCATTCTCAAAACCCATTATTTACCGTATTGGCAGGCTTTGTTGAGGTGGGTGAAACATTAGAAGAAGCTGTTATGCGCGAAGTCATGGAAGAGAGTCAGATAAAAGTGAAAAATATTCGCTACGTATCTTCACAGCCATGGCCTTTTCCTCACTCCTTAATGATGGGCTTTCTTGCGGATTACGAGAGCGGTGATATTCAGGTTGACCCGAACGAACTGGTTAGCGCAAATTGGTATCATTACAATGACTTACCACTTATTCCCCCAGGGGATACTATCGCAAGGCGCTTAATTGAGGACACAGTCGCATTGTGCCGTCAAAGTGAGTACGAATAG
- the hemE gene encoding uroporphyrinogen decarboxylase: protein MTELKNDRYLRALLRQPVDVTPVWMMRQAGRYLPEYKATRAEAGDFIALCKNTELACEVTLQPLRRFPLDAAILFSDILTIPDAMGLGLYFETGEGPRFQKPITSAADVKNIPIPDPEMELGYVMDAVRAIRKALEGNVPLIGFSGSPWTLATYMVEGGSSKAFTKIKKMMYEDPNTLHLLLDKLADSVILYLNAQIRAGAQSIMIFDTWGGVLTKRDYLQFSLNYMHKIIDGLIRENDGRRVPVTLFTKGGGQWLEEMAATGCDALGLDWTTEIADARRRVGDKVALQGNMDPSMLYAPPARIEDEVQNILSGFGHGEGHVFNLGHGIHQDVPPEHAGAFVDAVHRFSRQYHQ from the coding sequence ATGACTGAGTTAAAAAATGACCGCTATCTACGTGCTCTGCTACGTCAGCCTGTAGATGTGACCCCAGTATGGATGATGCGTCAAGCGGGGCGTTATTTGCCTGAATACAAAGCAACGCGCGCCGAGGCTGGTGATTTTATTGCTCTGTGCAAAAATACTGAGCTTGCGTGCGAAGTGACTCTTCAGCCGTTACGTCGCTTTCCATTAGACGCCGCAATTTTATTCTCTGATATCTTAACTATCCCAGATGCTATGGGGCTTGGTCTGTATTTTGAAACAGGCGAAGGCCCACGTTTTCAAAAGCCTATCACCAGTGCGGCAGATGTGAAAAATATCCCAATTCCCGATCCTGAAATGGAGCTGGGATATGTGATGGATGCGGTTCGCGCCATTCGTAAAGCTCTTGAAGGTAATGTCCCGCTGATTGGTTTCTCAGGAAGCCCGTGGACATTAGCCACTTATATGGTAGAAGGTGGCAGCAGCAAAGCGTTCACTAAAATCAAAAAAATGATGTATGAAGACCCGAATACACTGCATTTATTACTGGATAAACTGGCGGATAGCGTCATTTTATACTTAAATGCGCAAATTCGTGCGGGCGCTCAATCCATCATGATTTTTGATACGTGGGGCGGCGTATTAACCAAACGTGATTATTTACAGTTTTCACTGAATTATATGCATAAGATTATCGATGGATTAATTCGCGAAAATGATGGCCGTCGTGTGCCTGTTACCTTATTCACTAAAGGTGGCGGTCAGTGGTTAGAAGAAATGGCGGCAACAGGTTGTGATGCATTAGGCCTTGATTGGACAACAGAAATTGCCGATGCACGTCGTCGTGTGGGGGATAAAGTTGCGTTGCAAGGCAATATGGATCCGTCTATGTTGTATGCTCCACCTGCACGTATTGAAGACGAAGTGCAAAATATCCTGTCTGGCTTTGGCCACGGCGAAGGGCATGTATTCAACTTAGGTCACGGTATCCATCAGGATGTACCACCTGAGCATGCAGGCGCATTTGTTGATGCGGTTCACCGTTTCTCTCGCCAATATCATCAGTAG
- the nfi gene encoding deoxyribonuclease V (cleaves DNA at apurinic or apyrimidinic sites): MVLDTQQLRKEQISQASKIILQDEFPSLKLIGGADVGFEQDGAITRAVVAVLSWPQLELVEYQIARIPTQLPYIPGLLSFREVPGLMAAWGKIQHKPELVLVDGQGIAHPRRFGVACHFGLQANVATIGVAKSRLCGDAGELDEAPESIQPLMAGENQLGWVLRSKKHCKPLYVSPGHKVGFSSSLEWVKQCLKGYRLPEPTRFADGIASNRTFFKRMNEKIS, encoded by the coding sequence ATGGTTTTAGATACTCAACAGTTACGAAAAGAGCAAATTAGCCAAGCCTCAAAAATCATTTTGCAGGATGAGTTCCCATCATTGAAATTAATTGGTGGGGCGGATGTGGGCTTTGAGCAAGACGGTGCTATCACCCGTGCGGTAGTGGCAGTGCTATCTTGGCCACAGCTAGAGCTTGTTGAATATCAAATAGCAAGAATACCGACTCAACTGCCTTATATACCTGGGTTACTTTCATTTCGTGAAGTACCTGGTTTAATGGCCGCATGGGGAAAAATACAGCATAAGCCTGAATTAGTTCTCGTGGATGGACAAGGTATTGCTCACCCAAGGCGTTTTGGTGTGGCTTGCCATTTTGGCTTGCAAGCCAATGTAGCGACGATAGGCGTTGCAAAAAGCCGCTTATGTGGTGACGCGGGCGAATTAGATGAAGCTCCCGAAAGTATTCAGCCATTAATGGCAGGTGAAAATCAACTCGGTTGGGTATTGCGAAGCAAAAAACACTGCAAACCATTATATGTTTCGCCAGGGCATAAAGTCGGTTTTTCGTCTTCCTTAGAGTGGGTTAAACAGTGCCTAAAGGGTTATAGGTTGCCTGAACCAACACGTTTTGCTGACGGAATTGCATCAAATCGAACATTTTTTAAGCGAATGAATGAGAAAATCAGCTAA
- a CDS encoding YjaG family protein, protein MLRNPIHLRLEKLESWQHTTFMASLCERMYPNFQMFCQQTEFADAKVYRSILDLVWETLVIKDSKANFDSQLEKLEEIIPSADDFDMYGVYPAIDACIALGEVIHSKLSGETLEHAILVSEASIRTVAMLEMTQAGREMTDEELKEIPAVEEEWDIQWDIFRLLAACEERDLELIKGLKSDLREAGVSNIGITLG, encoded by the coding sequence ATGTTAAGAAATCCCATTCATTTGAGGTTGGAAAAATTAGAAAGCTGGCAGCATACAACTTTCATGGCAAGTCTATGTGAAAGAATGTACCCCAACTTTCAGATGTTTTGTCAGCAAACTGAATTTGCCGATGCAAAAGTTTATCGTTCCATCCTTGATTTAGTTTGGGAAACTTTGGTCATTAAAGATAGCAAAGCCAATTTCGACAGTCAGTTAGAAAAATTAGAAGAAATTATCCCATCAGCAGATGATTTCGATATGTATGGTGTGTATCCAGCTATTGATGCCTGTATTGCATTGGGTGAAGTTATTCACTCGAAACTGAGTGGTGAAACTCTCGAACATGCGATATTGGTTAGCGAAGCCTCCATTCGTACGGTTGCCATGCTCGAAATGACTCAAGCAGGGCGGGAAATGACAGACGAAGAGCTCAAAGAGATCCCTGCTGTTGAAGAAGAATGGGATATCCAGTGGGACATTTTCCGTTTACTGGCAGCTTGTGAAGAGCGCGACTTAGAGTTAATTAAAGGATTAAAATCTGACCTTCGCGAAGCGGGGGTGAGCAATATAGGTATTACTTTAGGCTAA
- a CDS encoding HU family DNA-binding protein: MNKTELVDAIAESADLTKVQAKAALESTLNAISETLKKGEQVQLVGFGTFKVSHRAARTGRNPQTKAEIQIPATTVPAFSAGKALKEAVK; this comes from the coding sequence ATGAACAAGACTGAATTAGTTGATGCTATCGCAGAATCAGCAGACCTGACCAAAGTTCAGGCAAAAGCAGCTTTAGAATCTACTCTGAATGCTATTTCTGAAACGCTGAAAAAAGGCGAGCAAGTACAACTGGTCGGTTTCGGTACTTTTAAAGTTAGCCACCGCGCTGCTCGTACTGGTCGTAACCCACAAACTAAAGCAGAAATCCAAATTCCTGCGACAACTGTACCAGCTTTCTCTGCCGGTAAAGCACTGAAAGAAGCTGTAAAATAA
- a CDS encoding DUF1481 domain-containing protein — MLSACSSNAPKLPEFSASGFIADDGVIRMWRLNDAKNQPLVLMVVYSPYKGTDTSVNFFEYRSGNLWQIRSQILNQKGGDITEQLRFDKNNDIIFMQRAQDGTKTPLSTDEITRWRFEAQRVLETNTALIVGDVKLYQGRWQQGKVTTCEGDVREVTFEPYAENWLQSRAKVWHSQLNLAWLESSEGNQLLMVADTDFCRWQPSKDSL; from the coding sequence ATGCTAAGCGCCTGTTCCTCGAATGCACCAAAGCTTCCAGAGTTTAGTGCAAGCGGTTTTATTGCCGATGATGGCGTCATTCGTATGTGGCGGCTGAACGATGCAAAAAACCAACCTCTTGTGCTGATGGTGGTTTACAGCCCCTATAAAGGTACAGACACTTCCGTTAATTTCTTCGAATACCGTTCTGGTAACCTTTGGCAAATTCGCAGCCAAATCTTGAATCAAAAAGGTGGCGATATCACAGAACAGTTACGCTTCGATAAAAATAATGACATTATTTTTATGCAGCGTGCTCAGGATGGTACTAAGACCCCACTTTCTACGGATGAAATCACACGTTGGCGTTTTGAAGCGCAAAGGGTACTCGAGACCAACACTGCACTTATTGTTGGTGACGTTAAACTTTATCAAGGACGTTGGCAGCAAGGCAAAGTGACGACTTGTGAAGGCGATGTGCGAGAAGTGACTTTCGAACCATATGCTGAAAACTGGTTACAAAGCCGTGCGAAAGTGTGGCACTCCCAATTGAACTTGGCGTGGCTAGAATCCTCTGAGGGGAATCAACTTTTGATGGTGGCGGATACGGATTTTTGCCGCTGGCAACCTAGTAAAGATTCGCTGTAA
- the purD gene encoding phosphoribosylamine--glycine ligase: MNILIIGGGGREHALAWKAAQSPLAKKVYVAPGNAGTALEPALENVNISATDIDGLLQFAKEKQIDLTIVGPEAPLVIGVVDAFNAAGLTIFGPTKGAAQLEGSKAFTKDFLARHHIPSAAYENFTEVEPALAYLDKVGAPIVIKADGLAAGKGVIVAMTLQEAKDAVQDMLAGNAFGDAGHRIVIEEFLDGEEASFIVMVDGENVIPMATSQDHKRVGDGDTGLNTGGMGAYSPAPVVTDEIHQRVMEQVIYPTVKGMDQEGNRYQGFLYAGLMIDKAGNPKVIEFNCRFGDPETQPIMMRLQSDLVALCLAGANGELAGKDSLWDERPALGIVIAAGGYPGDYRNDDVISGLPTTEATDSKVFHAGTRMKDGEVVTAGGRVLCVTALGDDIEKAQTKAYEAAKNIHWNDSFYRNDIGYRAIARIK; the protein is encoded by the coding sequence ATGAATATATTAATTATTGGCGGTGGTGGTCGTGAACATGCATTAGCATGGAAAGCGGCGCAATCCCCTCTAGCAAAGAAGGTTTATGTTGCACCTGGTAACGCAGGGACCGCGCTCGAGCCTGCTCTCGAAAATGTGAATATTTCTGCCACTGATATTGATGGCCTACTGCAATTTGCCAAAGAAAAACAGATCGATTTAACGATTGTCGGCCCTGAAGCCCCATTAGTGATTGGCGTTGTCGATGCATTTAACGCTGCTGGCTTAACAATTTTTGGCCCAACGAAAGGTGCTGCTCAGCTCGAAGGTTCCAAAGCATTTACTAAGGACTTTTTAGCTCGCCATCATATTCCTTCTGCAGCTTATGAAAATTTCACAGAGGTCGAACCTGCTTTAGCGTATTTAGATAAAGTCGGCGCGCCTATCGTGATTAAAGCTGATGGATTAGCGGCAGGTAAAGGCGTTATTGTCGCGATGACACTGCAAGAAGCAAAAGACGCTGTGCAGGATATGTTAGCAGGCAATGCCTTTGGCGATGCAGGCCACCGTATTGTCATTGAAGAGTTTCTTGATGGTGAAGAAGCCAGCTTTATCGTGATGGTCGATGGTGAAAATGTCATCCCAATGGCTACTAGCCAAGACCATAAGCGTGTTGGAGATGGTGATACGGGCCTCAATACAGGCGGCATGGGGGCTTACTCTCCTGCTCCGGTTGTCACAGATGAAATTCATCAACGTGTGATGGAACAAGTGATTTATCCTACTGTTAAAGGCATGGATCAGGAAGGTAACCGTTACCAAGGCTTCTTATACGCAGGGCTAATGATTGATAAAGCGGGCAACCCAAAAGTTATCGAATTCAACTGCCGCTTTGGCGATCCTGAAACGCAACCTATCATGATGCGTTTACAGTCAGACTTAGTCGCACTGTGTTTAGCAGGTGCAAATGGTGAGCTGGCAGGCAAGGATTCACTGTGGGATGAGCGCCCTGCTTTAGGTATTGTTATTGCCGCAGGTGGTTACCCTGGGGATTACCGCAATGACGATGTCATTTCTGGATTGCCAACCACTGAAGCCACTGATAGCAAAGTTTTTCATGCTGGTACCCGCATGAAAGATGGCGAAGTGGTTACCGCCGGTGGCCGTGTATTATGCGTAACGGCACTGGGTGATGATATCGAGAAAGCCCAAACAAAAGCGTATGAAGCCGCTAAAAACATTCATTGGAATGATAGCTTCTATCGCAACGATATCGGCTACCGCGCTATCGCACGTATTAAGTAA
- the purH gene encoding bifunctional phosphoribosylaminoimidazolecarboxamide formyltransferase/IMP cyclohydrolase, whose product MQLLRPIRRALLSVSDKTGVVEFAKALSERGVELLSTGGTAKLLAESGLNVTEVSDYTGFPEMMDGRVKTLHPKVHGGILGRRGTDDAIMQEHDISPIDMVVVNLYPFAQTVAKPNCTLEDAVENIDIGGPTMVRSAAKNHKDVAIVVNSNDYQVIIDEMDNHQNSLNWATRFDLAIKAFEHTAAYDSMIANYFGELVAPYYGDTTQPSGRFPRTLNLNFIKKQDMRYGENSHQDAAFYIEENPKEASIATAQQIQGKALSYNNIADTDAALECVKSFDEPACVIVKHANPCGVAIGKDIHAAYDNAFKTDPTSAFGGIIAFNRQLDKTTAQAIIERQFVEVIIAPSVSDDALPILETKQNVRVLICGEWSKPVAGLDFKRVNGGLLVQDRDLGMVEKEELRVVTTRQPTERELKDALFCWKVAKFVKSNAIVYSKNDMTIGIGAGQMSRVYSAKIAGIKAADEGLEVAGCAMASDAFFPFRDGIDAAAAVGVTCVIQPGGSIRDEEVIAAANEHGIAMIFTNMRHFRH is encoded by the coding sequence ATGCAACTGCTTCGTCCTATTCGTCGTGCCCTGCTTAGTGTGTCTGATAAAACAGGGGTTGTTGAATTCGCTAAGGCGCTTTCCGAGCGTGGTGTTGAGCTTCTATCAACTGGCGGTACTGCGAAACTCCTCGCAGAATCAGGTCTTAATGTGACTGAAGTGTCTGATTACACCGGATTCCCTGAAATGATGGATGGTCGCGTGAAAACATTGCACCCGAAGGTTCATGGTGGAATTTTAGGTCGTCGAGGTACCGATGACGCAATCATGCAAGAACATGATATTTCACCTATCGATATGGTTGTTGTAAATTTATATCCTTTTGCTCAAACCGTCGCAAAACCAAACTGTACATTAGAAGATGCGGTTGAGAATATCGATATCGGTGGCCCAACCATGGTGCGCTCTGCCGCTAAAAACCATAAAGACGTTGCGATCGTAGTCAACAGTAATGACTATCAAGTTATTATTGATGAAATGGATAATCACCAAAATTCACTGAATTGGGCGACCCGTTTTGACTTAGCAATAAAAGCATTCGAGCACACAGCTGCTTACGATAGCATGATCGCTAACTATTTCGGCGAGCTCGTTGCACCTTATTATGGCGATACCACGCAACCTTCAGGCCGTTTCCCTCGCACCTTGAATTTAAACTTTATTAAAAAACAAGATATGCGCTATGGCGAAAACAGCCACCAAGATGCCGCTTTCTATATAGAAGAAAATCCAAAAGAAGCGTCAATTGCAACTGCACAACAAATTCAAGGCAAGGCACTTTCTTATAATAATATCGCAGATACCGATGCTGCTCTTGAATGTGTGAAGTCATTCGACGAACCTGCTTGTGTGATTGTGAAGCATGCAAACCCTTGTGGTGTCGCTATCGGCAAAGATATTCATGCAGCTTATGATAATGCATTTAAAACTGACCCAACTTCAGCATTCGGCGGTATCATTGCGTTTAACCGTCAGTTAGATAAAACAACCGCACAAGCGATTATCGAGCGCCAATTTGTTGAGGTGATTATTGCGCCATCCGTCTCTGATGATGCATTACCTATTCTAGAAACCAAACAAAATGTTCGCGTACTTATTTGTGGTGAATGGAGTAAGCCAGTTGCAGGCTTAGATTTCAAACGCGTCAACGGCGGCTTATTAGTGCAAGACCGTGATTTAGGCATGGTAGAAAAAGAAGAGTTACGTGTTGTTACTACACGCCAGCCTACTGAACGTGAGCTAAAAGATGCCTTATTCTGCTGGAAAGTCGCGAAATTCGTTAAATCGAATGCGATTGTTTATTCAAAAAATGACATGACCATCGGAATCGGTGCAGGCCAGATGAGCCGTGTGTACTCAGCCAAAATTGCAGGGATCAAAGCCGCCGACGAAGGTTTAGAAGTTGCAGGCTGTGCGATGGCTTCAGATGCTTTCTTCCCATTCCGCGATGGTATTGATGCCGCCGCCGCTGTTGGTGTTACTTGTGTTATTCAGCCAGGTGGTTCGATTCGTGATGAAGAAGTCATTGCCGCGGCTAATGAACATGGCATTGCAATGATTTTCACAAATATGCGCCATTTCCGTCACTAA
- the metA gene encoding homoserine O-acetyltransferase MetA, whose translation MPIRLPDELPAVNFLREENVFVMTTTRASLQEIRPLKVLILNLMPKKIETENQFLRLLSNTPLQVDIQLLRIDQRESKNTPTEHLNNFYCDFEDIKEQNFDGLIVTGAPLGLVEFDDVCYWSQIEKVIAWAKEHVTSTLFVCWAVQAALKVLYDLPKWTRTEKLSGVYQHDTLEPHALLTRGFDASFYAPHSRYADFPEDLIREHTDLEILAGSEEAGAYLFGSKDKRLAFVTGHPEYDKDTLAQEYWRDFDAGLSPEIPCNYFKNNDPTNPPLVSWRSHGHLLFSNWLNYYVYQITPFDLSHMEPTLD comes from the coding sequence ATGCCAATTCGTTTACCAGACGAGTTACCCGCAGTGAATTTCTTACGCGAAGAAAATGTTTTTGTCATGACAACGACAAGAGCTAGCCTTCAGGAGATCCGCCCCTTGAAAGTATTGATATTGAATTTAATGCCAAAAAAAATAGAAACTGAAAACCAGTTTTTAAGGCTTCTATCAAATACGCCTCTACAGGTTGATATCCAACTCTTAAGAATCGACCAAAGAGAATCTAAAAATACACCAACAGAGCATTTGAATAATTTTTATTGTGATTTTGAGGACATTAAAGAGCAAAACTTTGATGGTTTAATTGTCACTGGAGCGCCTTTGGGGTTAGTCGAATTTGATGACGTGTGTTATTGGAGCCAAATCGAAAAAGTGATTGCATGGGCTAAAGAACATGTAACTTCAACACTTTTTGTTTGCTGGGCAGTACAGGCAGCTTTAAAAGTGCTTTATGATTTACCAAAATGGACTCGTACAGAAAAACTTTCGGGTGTTTATCAGCATGATACGCTAGAACCTCATGCCTTACTAACCCGAGGGTTTGATGCCTCATTTTATGCACCTCATTCACGGTATGCTGATTTTCCTGAAGATCTTATCCGTGAGCATACAGACTTAGAAATATTAGCCGGTTCTGAAGAGGCTGGAGCTTATTTATTTGGCTCTAAAGATAAACGCCTCGCTTTTGTTACTGGACACCCTGAATACGATAAAGATACACTTGCTCAAGAATACTGGCGTGACTTTGATGCAGGACTTTCGCCAGAAATTCCATGTAACTATTTTAAGAATAATGATCCAACTAATCCGCCGTTGGTCAGTTGGCGCAGTCATGGACACCTACTTTTTTCAAATTGGTTGAATTATTATGTGTACCAGATCACACCTTTCGATCTTAGCCACATGGAACCGACACTAGACTAA